Proteins encoded together in one Eubalaena glacialis isolate mEubGla1 chromosome 7, mEubGla1.1.hap2.+ XY, whole genome shotgun sequence window:
- the DUSP7 gene encoding dual specificity protein phosphatase 7, which translates to MKNQLRGPPARAHMSASGASAAGGTGAGSEPGAGSGSGAGTGAGAAAGAGAMPCKSAEWLQEELEARGGASLLLLDCRPHELFESSHIETAINLAIPGLMLRRLRKGNLPIRSIIPNHADKERFATRCKAATVLLYDEATAEWQPEPGAPASVLGLLLQKLRDDGCQAYYLQGGFNKFQTEYSEHCETNVDSSSSPSGSPPTSVLGLGGLRISSDCSDGESDRELPSSATESDGSPVPSSQPAFPVQILPYLYLGCAKDSTNLDVLGKYGIKYILNVTPNLPNAFEHGGEFTYKQIPISDHWSQNLSQFFPEAISFIDEARSKKCGVLVHCLAGISRSVTVTVAYLMQKMNLSLNDAYDFVKRKKSNISPNFNFMGQLLDFERTLGLSSPCDNHTPSEQLYFSTPTNHNLFPLNTLEST; encoded by the exons ATGAAAAACCAGCTCCGCGGCCCCCCAGCGCGGGCGCACATGTCGGCCTCGGGGGCGTCGGCGGCTGGGGGCACCGGGGCGGGGTCGGAGCCCGGTGCGGGGTCTGGTTCCGGCGCCGGTACCGGGGCAGGCGCGGCGGCGGGTGCGGGGGCCATGCCTTGCAAGAGCGCCGAGTGGCTGCAGGAGGAGCTGGAGGCGCGCGGCGGCGCGTCCCTGCTGCTGCTCGACTGCCGGCCGCACGAGCTCTTCGAGTCGTCGCACATCGAGACGGCCATCAACCTGGCTATCCCGGGCCTCATGCTGCGCCGCTTGCGCAAGGGCAACCTGCCCATCCGCTCCATCATCCCCAACCACGCCGACAAGGAGCGTTTCGCTACGCGCTGCAAGGCGGCCACCGTGTTGCTCTACGACGAGGCCACGGCCGAGTGGCAGCCAGAGCCCGGCGCTCCCGCTTCGGTGCTTGGCCTTCTCCTGCAAAAGCTGCGCGACGACGGCTGCCAGGCCTACTACCTCCAAG GTGGTTTCAACAAGTTCCAGACAGAGTACTCAGAACACTGCGAGACCAACGTGGACAGCTCGTCCTCGCCGAGTGGCTCACCGCCCACCTCAGTGCTGGGTCTGGGGGGCCTACGCATCAGCTCTGACTGCTCAGATGGTGAGTCGGACAGAGAGCTGCCCAGCAGTGCCACCGAGTCAGACGGCAGCCCTGTGCCATCCAGCCAACCGGCCTTCCCCGTCCAGATCCTGCCCTACCTCTACCTCGGCTGCGCCAAGGACTCCACCAACCTGGATGTGCTCGGCAAGTACGGCATCAAGTATATCCTCAATGTCACGCCCAATCTGCCCAACGCCTTCGAGCACGGGGGCGAGTTCACCTACAAGCAGATCCCCATCTCTGACCACTGGAGCCAGAACCTCTCCCAGTTCTTCCCTGAGGCCATCAGCTTCATCG ACGAGGCCCGCTCCAAGAAGTGCGGTGTCCTGGTGCATTGCCTGGCAGGCATCAGCCGCTCGGTGACGGTCACGGTGGCCTACCTGATGCAGAAGATGAACCTGTCGCTCAATGATGCCTACGACTTTGTCAAGAGGAAAAAGTCCAACATCTCACCCAACTTCAACTTTATGGGGCAGCTGCTGGACTTCGAGCGGACGCTGGGGTTGAGCAGCCCGTGTGACAACCACACCCCCAGCGAGCAGCTCTACTTCTCCACGCCCACCAACCACAACCTGTTCCCACTCAACACGCTCGAGTCCACGTGA